From the genome of Nerophis ophidion isolate RoL-2023_Sa linkage group LG25, RoL_Noph_v1.0, whole genome shotgun sequence, one region includes:
- the si:dkey-56m19.5 gene encoding proteoglycan 4, which yields MGGKLSKKKKGYDVSDPKEKKDDAAATTATEESGNAEDAAPPAEAQVTTESGNVEEEAVGSAVAAVTEAEKAPEEQAETVAVQVTEESVQEEPASVKAETAPVPEEPVADKAETAPVVEETVAVKEEVALVPEEPITVKDEASPVIEVSVTVKEEVAPELQEPVAVKDEAAPVPEEQPSVKEEAASVSDEPVTVKEAIATEEEDTTASTEKALEGPGEAAPITEEPIAVPEEEAPIVSSSAVPTEAEPESAASRAEEPIKEPEVIPASPEEAPEEPEPSPVIVTEPEVIERVAEPVPEPDKILASEPEPVAESEPEPEPEKKVDADEPEDQGQEDEPETTVTMDGLETVDAEKVQNEQLPSEEESAAGGDSCTKVEPEVAPPDVVAEVCVTEVPCPESQVETPMENGNIEDVVEVASLPVVNGECAHPEGCVNGIEKSVESPVKKPGDFELKMDVNLSGDVPEPPEGVAATVESLSTEVTQEV from the coding sequence ATGGGAGGGAAACTGAGCAAGAAGAAGAAGGGTTATGACGtgagcgaccccaaagagaagaAGGATGATGCTGCGGCAACAACTGCAACTGAGGAATCTGGCAATGCGGAGGATGCTGCACCGCCGGCAGAAGCTCAGGTGACAACGGAATCGGGAAACGTAGAAGAAGAGGCTGTGGGCTCAGCTGTGGCAGCAGTAACTGAAGCAGAGAAAGCTCCGGAAGAGCAAGCAGAAACTGTTGCAGTACAAGTCACAGAAGAATCAGTCCAAGAAGAACCAGCCTCAGTCAAGGCAGAAACAGCTCCAGTTCCTGAAGAACCAGTCGCAGACAAGGCAGAAACAGCTCCGGTTGTTGAAGAAACAGTCGCAGTCAAGGAAGAAGTCGCTTTGGTACCGGAAGAGCCAATAACGGTCAAAGACGAAGCATCTCCGGTAATAGAAGTGTCAGTAACTGTCAAAGAAGAAGTAGCTCCAGAACTACAAGAACCAGTGGCAGTCAAAGATGAGGCAGCTCCAGTACCAGAAGAACAACCTTCGGTCAAAGAAGAAGCTGCTTCTGTATCTGACGAACCAGTCACAGTCAAAGAAGCAATAGCAACAGAAGAAGAGGACACAACCGCATCAACAGAAAAGGCACTAGAAGGGCCAGGAGAGGCGGCTCCTATAACGGAGGAGCCAATAGCAGTCCCAGAGGAAGAAGCACCTATAGTCAGTTCCTCCGCTGTCCCAACTGAAGCGGAACCAGAGTCTGCAGCTTCTAGAGCAGAAGAACCCATCAAAGAACCAGAGGTTATTCCTGCCAGTCCAGAGGAGGCCCCCGAAGAGCCAGAACCGAGTCCAGTGATTGTTACTGAGCCAGAGGTCATTGAACGAGTCGCTGAGCCAGTTCCAGAGCCAGATAAAATCCTTGCGTCTGAACCAGAGCCGGTCGCAGAGTCTGAGCCAGAACCAGAACCAGAGAAGAAGGTTGACGCAGATGAACCGGAGGATCAAGGCCAAGAAGATGAGCCTGAAACAACGGTAACCATGGATGGACTTGAGACTGTGGATGCCGAGAAGGTCCAAAACGAACAGCTGCCTTCAGAGGAGGAATCAGCTGCAGGGGGGGATTCTTGCACTAAAGTTGAACCAGAAGTAGCACCACCCGATGTGGTTGCGGAGGTTTGCGTGACAGAGGTGCCTTGCCCAGAGAGTCAGGTCGAAACACCGATGGAAAATGGCAATATTGAGGATGTGGTGGAAGTGGCCTCTCTCCCAGTTGTGAACGGAGAGTGTGCACACCCAGAGGGATGCGTTAACGGTATTGAAAAGTCAGTGGAGTCGCCTGTCAAGAAGCCCGGCGACTTTGAACTGAAAATGGACGTTAATCTGAGCGGGGACGTCCCAGAACCCCCAGAGGGCGTCGCCGCCACGGTGGAGTCTCTCAGCACCGAGGTCACCCAGGAAGTGTGA